From Alosa sapidissima isolate fAloSap1 chromosome 7, fAloSap1.pri, whole genome shotgun sequence, the proteins below share one genomic window:
- the LOC121714149 gene encoding uncharacterized protein LOC121714149, which produces MATVAVKEEKVGPGVILREGLNEHLTPLQKEAPSSGECVSSCGVNSLPSSPTRPQSLPTPPTGPWSPLLTLTHSARQPSALLSGHQSSHPPARPQSPADPPARLQSSASLTPLLPVEPLYFFPDEKVVFEEVVLEEVPEEDNDIFNQFTPQEETHSPDEGPSTSTSVTFTDLITVPQRERAIRKRMKPPSYNLSSEEHIDYITKKNIQQETS; this is translated from the exons ATGGCTACTGTGGCCGTCAAGGAGGAGAAGGTGGGGCCTGGGGTCATCCTTAGGGAGGGACTGAATGAACATTTGACCCCACTCCAGAAAGAG GCCCCCTCATCCGGGGAGTGTGTTTCTTCCTGTGGTGTGAACTCTCTACCATCCTCACCCACAAGGCCGCAGTCTCTCCCAACCCCGCCCACTGGACCATGGTCGCCCCTGCTGACCTTGACCCACTCTGCCCGCCAGCCATCAGCTCTGCTCTCTGGACATCAGTCCTCCCATCCACCAGCCAGACCTCAGTCGCCTGCCGATCCGCCAGCCAGACTTCAGTCCTCTGCTTCCCTGACACCCCTGCTACCTGTGGAACCACTGTACTTTTTTCCAGATGAGAAGGTGGTGTTTGAAGAGGTTGTGTTGGAGGAAGTACCGGAGGAAGATAATGATATCTTCAACCAGTTCACACCACAGGAAGAAACACACTCCCCGGATGAGGGACCTTCCACCTCCACA TCTGTGACATTCACTGACTTGATCACAGTGCCACAAAGGGAGAGAGCCATCAGAAAACGTATGAAGCCACCCTCATATAATCTTTCAAGTGAGGAACACATTGACTatatcacaaaaaaaaacatccagcaAGAAACCAGCTAA
- the LOC121714150 gene encoding uncharacterized protein LOC121714150, giving the protein MEFIKLLKSKNVHIMCYPAHTTHALQPADKALFKSLKHHWDQEGRKWTRMMAGQKLSRMEFFTVFSRAWAKAATVENAQAGFRGTGMFPLNKDILPETAFAPSKTTERVLPSTLPSSPTRPQSLPTLPTGPWSPLLTLTHSARQPSALLSGHQSSHPPARPQSPADPPARLQSSASLTPLLPVEPLYFFPDEKVVFEEVVLEEVPEEDNDIFNQFTPQEETHSPDEGPSTSTSVTFTDLITVPQRERAIRKRMKPPSYNLSSEEHIDYITKKNIQQETS; this is encoded by the exons ATGGAGTTTATTAAGCTACTGAAGAGCAAGAATGTGCACATAATGTGCTACCCTGCCCACACAACCCATGCGCTGCAACCGGCAGACAAGGCCCTCTTTAAGAGTTTGAAGCACCACTGGGACCAGGAAGGCAGGAAGTGGACGAGGATGATGGCGGGGCAGAAGCTGTCAAGGATGGAATTTTTTACGGTGTTCAGCAGGGCTTGGGCAAAGGCTGCCACTGTTGAAAATGCCCAGGCAGGGTTCCGGGGGACAGGGATGTTCCCACTCAATAAAGACATCCTCCCTGAGACTGCTTTTGCCCCCAGCAAGACCACCGAAAGAGTGCTACCATCCACTCTACCATCCTCACCCACAAGGCCGCAGTCTCTCCCAACCCTGCCCACTGGACCATGGTCGCCCCTGCTGACCTTGACCCACTCTGCCCGCCAGCCATCAGCTCTGCTCTCTGGACATCAGTCCTCCCATCCACCAGCCAGACCTCAGTCGCCTGCCGATCCGCCAGCCAGACTTCAGTCCTCTGCTTCCCTGACACCCCTGCTACCTGTGGAACCACTGTACTTTTTTCCAGATGAGAAGGTGGTGTTTGAAGAGGTTGTGTTGGAGGAAGTACCGGAGGAAGATAATGATATCTTCAACCAGTTCACACCACAGGAAGAAACACACTCCCCGGATGAGGGACCTTCCACCTCCACA TCTGTGACATTCACTGACTTGATCACAGTGCCACAAAGGGAGAGAGCCATCAGAAAACGTATGAAGCCACCCTCATATAATCTTTCAAGTGAGGAACACATTGACTatatcacaaaaaaaaacatccagcaAGAAACCAGCTAA